A genome region from Leptospiraceae bacterium includes the following:
- the argB gene encoding acetylglutamate kinase, producing MEENISKIKNILEALPYITEFANKIIVIKYGGAAMVKDDLKESFARDIVLLKYLGIHPIIVHGGGPEINQILDILKLPVKFVRGHRVTDEKTMEVVEMVLSGKLNKQIVSLINSKGGNSVGISGRDGKLAIGEIQKLETKDESGKIELVDVGFVGKITKVNKDFLDSLLSAKIIPVISPVAEDEKGHALNINADTMAGAIAGTLGAEKLILLTDTPGILVKGTLADSLTKQQVLESIQSGDISGGMIPKVECCLDAIQKGVKKTHIIDGRVPHSLLIELFTKTGIGTLIG from the coding sequence ATGGAAGAAAATATTTCAAAAATCAAAAACATCTTAGAAGCACTACCCTATATTACAGAATTTGCAAATAAAATTATAGTTATAAAATACGGTGGAGCCGCCATGGTAAAAGATGACCTAAAAGAATCATTTGCGCGCGACATCGTACTTTTGAAATATTTAGGGATTCACCCAATCATCGTTCATGGTGGCGGTCCTGAAATCAATCAAATCCTCGATATACTAAAATTACCCGTAAAATTTGTTCGAGGACATAGAGTGACAGATGAAAAAACGATGGAAGTTGTAGAAATGGTTTTATCCGGAAAATTAAACAAACAAATTGTTAGTTTAATAAATTCCAAAGGCGGGAACTCTGTTGGAATTTCTGGACGAGATGGAAAATTAGCCATAGGCGAAATTCAAAAACTAGAAACTAAAGACGAGAGCGGCAAAATAGAATTAGTCGATGTAGGATTTGTAGGAAAAATTACAAAAGTAAATAAAGATTTTCTAGATTCCTTGCTCAGTGCTAAAATTATTCCTGTCATTTCACCAGTGGCGGAAGACGAAAAAGGTCACGCCCTTAATATAAACGCCGACACAATGGCAGGTGCGATAGCGGGAACACTTGGAGCAGAAAAACTTATCTTATTAACAGATACCCCCGGAATTTTAGTAAAAGGAACTTTGGCCGATTCACTTACAAAACAGCAAGTATTAGAATCTATTCAATCTGGTGATATTTCCGGAGGTATGATTCCAAAAGTCGAATGTTGTTTAGACGCAATTCAAAAAGGCGTAAAAAAAACACATATAATCGATGGGCGAGTTCCCCATTCTCTTTTGATTGAATTATTTACGAAGACAGGAATTGGGACTTTGATTGGATAA
- a CDS encoding DUF2505 family protein, with protein MKYTVTHKFNYSLFDLLRAREDRYKYLDKFPDLKNVTLLEEKKDGALIFQKRKVSLASSLPPVLVPLLDDASLLEESTFNTDTNTHDFKIFPPKNEKTVTISGHSVYRSTSDGFSERVYNVEVKSGVLFVGALVEAAIEGIHKHSLEKDRASIQKFLDEKMEK; from the coding sequence ATGAAATATACAGTAACGCATAAGTTTAATTATTCACTCTTTGATTTACTTCGTGCTCGCGAAGATAGATATAAATATTTGGATAAATTTCCGGATTTAAAAAATGTAACTCTCCTTGAAGAAAAAAAAGATGGGGCGTTAATTTTTCAAAAACGAAAAGTAAGCCTAGCTTCTTCTCTTCCGCCTGTATTAGTTCCTTTGTTAGATGATGCTTCACTATTAGAAGAATCTACATTTAATACTGATACGAATACACATGATTTTAAAATATTTCCTCCTAAAAATGAAAAAACAGTTACAATTTCTGGACATAGTGTCTATAGAAGTACTTCTGATGGATTTTCGGAAAGAGTATATAATGTGGAAGTAAAGTCTGGGGTATTATTCGTTGGTGCTTTAGTTGAAGCAGCAATCGAAGGAATACACAAACATAGTTTAGAAAAAGATAGAGCTTCGATTCAAAAATTTTTGGACGAAAAAATGGAAAAATAA
- a CDS encoding patatin-like phospholipase family protein, with the protein MKKALILSGGGARGAYQAGVYKYLTEQKFVPDVICGTSVGALNATALGCGFSPEKLIELWRSIEADNVMRYSIWQTIKDIFLKRFAAMVDTTPMKRLLARELDFGKLRSSSAKIFISAVNISSSELVYFSNEEIGIQHLMASSAIPVVFPWQYVNGEPYWDGGLMANTPIAPAIDEDATDIIVVLLSPVGKVKMDLPKSRKEALERVFEMTLISSYQAIRSSIDSTDDRKEPKSLMSFFEYLIQNKNIRIRAVSPKNFLGIRSILNFSHLQADSLIELGYNDAKEQLGAL; encoded by the coding sequence ATGAAAAAAGCTCTGATTTTATCCGGCGGGGGTGCTCGTGGAGCCTACCAAGCAGGTGTTTATAAATATCTTACCGAACAAAAATTTGTTCCTGACGTGATTTGTGGTACTTCTGTTGGTGCTTTAAATGCGACAGCGTTGGGTTGCGGATTTAGCCCAGAAAAGTTAATCGAACTTTGGAGAAGTATTGAAGCAGATAATGTAATGCGGTATTCTATTTGGCAAACAATTAAAGACATATTTTTGAAACGCTTTGCAGCAATGGTCGATACTACTCCAATGAAGAGACTCTTAGCTAGAGAATTGGATTTTGGAAAACTTCGTAGTTCATCAGCTAAAATTTTTATATCCGCTGTAAACATAAGTAGTTCAGAGTTAGTATATTTTTCTAATGAAGAAATAGGAATTCAGCATCTAATGGCATCCTCTGCTATCCCAGTTGTATTTCCTTGGCAATATGTAAATGGAGAACCTTATTGGGATGGGGGGCTAATGGCTAATACTCCAATTGCTCCTGCGATTGATGAAGATGCAACAGACATTATAGTTGTTTTACTTTCTCCGGTCGGGAAAGTAAAGATGGATCTACCTAAGTCAAGGAAGGAAGCTTTGGAGAGAGTTTTTGAAATGACATTAATTTCTTCTTATCAGGCAATTCGTTCTAGTATAGATTCTACAGATGATCGAAAAGAACCTAAGTCTTTAATGTCTTTCTTTGAATATTTGATTCAAAATAAAAATATCCGAATACGCGCCGTTAGCCCGAAAAATTTTTTAGGGATTAGAAGTATTTTAAATTTCAGTCATTTGCAGGCAGATTCTCTCATTGAGTTGGGATACAATGACGCAAAGGAACAATTAGGCGCACTGTAG
- a CDS encoding NAD-dependent epimerase/dehydratase family protein codes for MNMKVLVTGGCGFLGSHVCESFIKKGWEVISYDSMTKYELKRTGYGTDATRDFNWNYLKKLGVTMVKGDIRNLEHLLDRTEGCDFIIHTAAQPAMTISWEDPELDMTTNVVGTFNVLEVARKRKIPVVNTSSIHVYGNSINDSLSETETAYVRNPIEIPETQPVMVGKISPLHASKMAAEHYVQTYRDMYGVSAASFRFTGIYGERQFGGEDHGWVANFAIRSVFGLPLRIFGTGKQSRDILHATDGAESYFNFFENQISGTYNIGGAKEHKISLLECIYMIGEILGRKQEIIFEAERPGDMRYFICDISMARKFGFNPKIKPHEGITRLLLWIQENKSVFEIKK; via the coding sequence ATAAATATGAAAGTATTAGTAACTGGTGGGTGCGGATTTCTAGGATCTCATGTATGTGAGTCATTTATCAAAAAAGGTTGGGAAGTTATTAGTTATGATAGTATGACTAAATACGAACTAAAACGTACAGGATACGGGACAGATGCTACAAGAGATTTTAATTGGAACTATCTAAAAAAATTAGGTGTGACAATGGTAAAAGGGGATATTCGAAATTTAGAACATCTACTTGATCGTACTGAAGGTTGTGATTTTATAATACATACTGCAGCTCAACCAGCTATGACTATTTCGTGGGAAGACCCCGAGTTAGATATGACGACTAACGTTGTAGGAACATTTAATGTATTAGAAGTTGCTAGAAAAAGGAAAATTCCGGTTGTAAATACAAGCTCTATTCATGTTTACGGAAATTCTATCAATGACTCTCTTTCTGAGACTGAAACGGCTTATGTTCGTAATCCAATAGAAATTCCAGAAACACAACCTGTAATGGTTGGAAAAATTTCTCCACTTCATGCATCAAAAATGGCTGCGGAACATTATGTGCAAACATATAGGGATATGTACGGAGTATCCGCTGCATCTTTCCGATTTACTGGAATTTACGGCGAACGTCAATTTGGCGGAGAAGATCATGGTTGGGTTGCAAACTTTGCTATTCGTTCTGTATTCGGTTTGCCACTTCGTATTTTTGGGACTGGGAAACAATCTCGTGATATTCTACATGCTACTGATGGGGCTGAAAGTTATTTTAATTTTTTTGAAAACCAAATATCTGGTACTTACAATATTGGTGGCGCCAAAGAACATAAAATTTCTCTACTTGAATGCATTTATATGATCGGTGAAATTTTAGGTCGCAAACAAGAAATCATATTTGAAGCAGAACGCCCTGGTGATATGCGCTATTTTATTTGTGATATTTCTATGGCACGAAAATTTGGGTTTAATCCGAAAATTAAGCCTCACGAGGGAATAACAAGACTTCTCCTTTGGATTCAAGAGAATAAGTCTGTATTTGAAATTAAAAAGTAG
- a CDS encoding YfhO family protein, with protein MQFLKIYFTPLFFYLFVIGVFFKNILWGDNSLIIHDNLTFFYPAFLKGFTFWDSFLQLGFPIGHDPQYQTFYFLKYLFPKTEIGFTLYILSSILTASYFTFLLTHKLTEHLIGSMFAGLIFGFSGNFLGQLSMSGVTMTEAYLPVVVYINLLLFEKPSSKLYHLLNWVAIYLNISSGYPQASVFNLFFTYLFLFGFYQFKGRNFTKFLTIIGSGVIGILLCSMILLPTFELMQYSSRGKVLEKSSFNAYTFIWYDYIKILYPYFFGSIIQNESFSFLYQFAITGTHNFHEHQRYMGIIVLPLLAFSYKSIEDKKLRIVILGLLLFYILFTMGTNFIVGKLFFKLPIFNKLRGTNRHFLEISLIIAILSSYSIRRIQNFWSDISRNELILFFSMLISFILLPFLFISFIPELMIKYNNSFGSLLGNNLIMIQILFLGITGLLLVLQKYLKNWGSVLFLFLLFIDLFVVGTNQDWNLFQIKPHKVSNIEKLVVDNPQKEYAILTENEFPLSVFFIKKNNIDYPPVNHLHNNVNSIVGLKSFSIYSPLAFSDNYNLAKIARNNSYLSELFGVKYRSHRIEFNNLDFEHYSIFGKCIGKPFTKLVSTGEFNPNLPPIGSDKFAFYYTFLCLDNNDSFQPKITVTFKNEKKEIFETVIPVNGLALGILDCINPTGFYKKIRVDNDKRCIYLQEAEIQLPNGFIPTNFEVIPENIAIGIYAYKINRNGIEKYRDFIYRKSPPNSKVLYIDNKYALYELNNPKPEMYFPEKLETKTKLEIWDIFSRKDYSSEDTKTAYIETEDPKIQEKIKNFKQHPYNKIVNSEKIGYETNVILDLKTESFLVFNQTYFSGWEAFVDGEKTPILKTNYIVSGIFLPAGKHKVEFRYFPIKIYIGMGISICVLTTMSLLFGIQSFLNKKYNSKTLNS; from the coding sequence ATGCAATTTTTGAAAATTTATTTCACTCCCCTATTCTTTTATCTGTTCGTAATCGGGGTATTTTTTAAAAATATCCTTTGGGGTGATAATTCTTTAATTATTCATGATAATTTGACTTTTTTTTATCCTGCGTTTCTTAAGGGATTTACTTTTTGGGATTCTTTTTTACAGCTTGGATTTCCAATTGGACATGACCCTCAATATCAGACTTTTTATTTTTTAAAATATCTTTTCCCTAAAACGGAAATCGGATTTACTCTCTATATACTAAGTAGCATTTTAACTGCATCTTATTTTACATTTCTTTTAACGCATAAGCTGACCGAACATTTAATTGGCTCTATGTTCGCAGGTTTGATATTCGGGTTTAGTGGAAATTTTTTAGGGCAATTGTCAATGTCAGGTGTGACTATGACAGAAGCTTATTTACCTGTAGTGGTATATATCAATTTGCTGCTTTTTGAAAAACCAAGTTCCAAATTGTACCATTTGTTAAATTGGGTGGCTATTTATTTAAATATTTCTTCTGGATACCCGCAAGCTAGTGTATTTAATTTATTTTTCACTTATCTATTTTTGTTCGGGTTTTATCAGTTTAAAGGAAGAAATTTTACAAAATTCTTAACAATAATTGGATCAGGAGTTATAGGTATACTACTATGCTCAATGATATTATTACCTACTTTCGAACTAATGCAATATTCCTCGAGGGGAAAAGTATTAGAAAAATCCAGTTTTAATGCATACACTTTTATTTGGTACGATTATATTAAAATACTTTACCCGTATTTTTTTGGCTCGATTATCCAAAATGAATCTTTTTCTTTTTTATATCAATTTGCCATTACAGGAACTCATAATTTTCATGAACACCAAAGGTATATGGGCATTATAGTATTACCATTACTCGCCTTTTCATACAAATCAATTGAGGATAAAAAACTAAGAATAGTAATTTTGGGATTACTTTTGTTTTATATTTTATTTACGATGGGAACTAATTTTATTGTTGGAAAACTTTTTTTTAAGCTTCCAATTTTTAATAAACTAAGAGGTACGAACAGACATTTTTTAGAAATTAGTCTGATTATTGCGATTTTATCGAGTTACTCAATTCGACGAATCCAAAATTTTTGGAGTGATATTTCTAGAAATGAACTTATTTTATTTTTTTCTATGCTGATTAGTTTTATTCTTCTGCCCTTTTTATTCATCTCTTTTATCCCAGAATTAATGATTAAATATAATAATAGTTTTGGAAGTTTGTTAGGAAACAATCTGATCATGATACAAATTTTATTTTTAGGTATTACTGGTTTACTTTTAGTATTACAGAAATATTTGAAAAATTGGGGAAGTGTATTATTTTTATTTTTACTATTTATAGATTTATTCGTAGTAGGAACAAATCAGGATTGGAATTTATTTCAAATAAAACCTCACAAAGTTTCCAATATAGAAAAATTAGTTGTAGATAATCCGCAAAAAGAATATGCAATTTTGACAGAAAATGAATTTCCTCTAAGCGTATTTTTCATAAAGAAAAATAACATTGATTATCCTCCCGTCAATCATTTACACAATAACGTCAATTCTATTGTAGGATTAAAAAGTTTTTCAATTTATTCACCTCTTGCATTTAGTGACAATTATAATTTAGCAAAAATTGCGAGAAATAATAGTTATCTATCCGAATTGTTTGGCGTAAAATACAGATCCCATAGAATTGAATTCAACAATCTGGATTTTGAACATTATTCTATTTTTGGGAAATGTATAGGTAAACCTTTTACAAAGTTAGTTTCTACTGGAGAATTTAATCCTAATTTACCGCCCATCGGAAGTGATAAGTTTGCATTCTATTACACTTTTTTATGTCTTGATAATAATGATTCATTCCAACCTAAAATTACAGTAACCTTTAAGAACGAAAAAAAAGAAATATTTGAAACAGTGATTCCCGTAAATGGATTAGCTTTAGGAATTTTAGATTGTATCAATCCAACAGGTTTTTACAAAAAAATTAGAGTGGATAATGATAAACGTTGTATTTATTTACAGGAAGCAGAGATTCAATTACCAAATGGATTTATCCCAACAAATTTTGAAGTGATTCCTGAAAATATAGCGATAGGAATATACGCATATAAAATAAATAGAAATGGAATTGAGAAATATCGTGATTTTATTTACCGTAAATCTCCACCGAATTCAAAAGTTTTATACATTGATAACAAATACGCCCTTTATGAACTTAATAATCCTAAACCAGAAATGTATTTTCCTGAAAAGTTAGAAACGAAAACAAAGCTTGAAATATGGGATATATTTTCTAGAAAAGACTATTCTTCAGAAGATACAAAAACTGCATATATTGAAACGGAAGATCCAAAGATTCAAGAAAAAATAAAAAATTTTAAACAACACCCATATAATAAAATTGTAAACTCCGAGAAAATTGGTTATGAAACAAATGTAATTTTAGATTTAAAAACAGAAAGTTTTTTAGTTTTTAATCAAACTTATTTTTCGGGCTGGGAAGCATTTGTTGATGGAGAAAAAACTCCCATACTAAAAACCAATTATATTGTAAGTGGAATATTTTTGCCGGCAGGAAAACACAAAGTTGAATTTAGATATTTCCCAATAAAAATATATATTGGAATGGGAATTAGCATTTGTGTTCTGACGACAATGTCATTACTGTTTGGAATTCAAAGTTTTCTAAATAAAAAATACAATTCGAAAACTTTGAATTCTTAG
- a CDS encoding glycosyltransferase: MKNIRIGVIAAAGKGTRAYPRTNFIPKPLFKIENKSILLRNIELLHQKLKVEKIYILVGHLKEQMLEEIEAIKYLQPKIVIEAVDWTTKGLASDVASLESKINEPFILILGDEYYYKTNHENFLNTYKQNKQIVASIGILRTSVKSRIRKNYSVELDGMKIKNLVEKPNDPPNEWLGLGSYLFTQEYFAFYKKTPPSIKTGVIEITDVIDKMAKETNQVYATEIECDYFNINSMQDYHYAVYEVRNDLFNQYKISLIIPTHNNERSISDVIVDFKDKVHEILVVDAESSDTTVEIAKSFKTQIEHYFYGDKKEYSGIQIRQGFNRITGDIAIIVSPDGAFRAKDLPKLLEYMKDCDMVVGTRTTRQMIEQGSNLKPLPRLINLLMGKLIEVLWWNQEPRFTDVDCHYMAIWKDSYNRIKPQLGVQGRTYTVEMMIEIIRAHMRCIEIPISYFKPVEVQVYKWRDAFRDAIAVMKIAFRKKREDFKNKKEEE, from the coding sequence TTGAAAAATATTAGAATTGGTGTTATTGCGGCCGCTGGAAAGGGTACTCGTGCTTATCCTCGTACAAATTTCATTCCTAAACCCTTATTTAAAATTGAAAACAAATCGATACTTCTCAGGAATATTGAACTTTTACATCAAAAACTAAAAGTAGAAAAAATCTATATTTTAGTCGGTCATTTAAAAGAACAAATGCTCGAAGAAATCGAGGCTATTAAATATTTACAACCAAAGATCGTAATTGAAGCAGTTGATTGGACAACTAAGGGTCTTGCATCTGACGTTGCTTCCCTTGAATCGAAAATCAATGAACCTTTTATTTTAATTTTAGGTGACGAATATTATTACAAAACGAACCACGAAAATTTCTTAAATACATACAAACAAAATAAACAAATCGTAGCTTCGATCGGAATTTTGAGAACTTCCGTAAAATCTAGAATTCGAAAGAATTATTCCGTAGAACTCGATGGAATGAAAATTAAAAACCTAGTCGAAAAACCGAATGATCCGCCAAATGAATGGTTGGGTTTGGGTTCCTACCTTTTTACCCAAGAGTATTTCGCTTTTTACAAAAAAACACCTCCTTCTATTAAAACTGGGGTCATTGAAATCACTGATGTAATTGATAAAATGGCAAAAGAGACTAATCAGGTATATGCGACAGAAATTGAATGCGATTATTTTAATATCAATTCGATGCAAGATTATCACTATGCAGTATATGAAGTTCGAAATGATTTATTTAATCAATATAAGATTTCTTTGATTATTCCTACGCATAATAACGAACGATCAATTTCAGATGTCATTGTGGATTTTAAAGATAAAGTTCACGAAATATTAGTAGTTGATGCGGAGTCTTCCGATACTACCGTTGAAATTGCGAAATCTTTTAAAACCCAAATCGAACATTATTTTTATGGTGACAAAAAAGAATATTCTGGAATACAAATTCGCCAAGGATTTAATCGTATTACTGGAGATATCGCGATTATTGTATCGCCTGACGGTGCTTTCCGAGCGAAAGATTTACCAAAACTTTTAGAATATATGAAAGATTGTGATATGGTAGTAGGAACAAGAACTACAAGACAGATGATCGAACAAGGTTCTAATTTAAAGCCACTCCCTCGATTGATTAATCTACTAATGGGGAAACTCATCGAAGTTCTTTGGTGGAACCAAGAGCCACGTTTTACTGATGTTGATTGTCATTATATGGCTATTTGGAAAGATTCGTATAATAGGATTAAACCGCAACTTGGAGTACAGGGTAGAACTTATACTGTTGAGATGATGATTGAAATTATTCGAGCACATATGCGTTGCATCGAGATACCGATATCATACTTCAAACCGGTAGAAGTTCAAGTCTATAAATGGAGAGACGCATTTCGTGATGCAATTGCAGTCATGAAAATTGCATTTAGAAAAAAAAGAGAAGATTTTAAAAATAAAAAAGAAGAGGAATAA
- a CDS encoding transporter substrate-binding domain-containing protein, with the protein MQQLLSRSFILIIILNFSCIAVWEEMNRLSLNEIKRKGKLKVITAYNANSYFIYKDQPIGYEYELLKLLTKDLGVELDIEASNDLANLDYKLNSGEGDLLAANTIVTREKGRQLKFTEHLMTTTQVLVQRKKGFIVRKKMTEYIDNSVDLIGKTVHVRANSDNHIRLKKLQEELGGTINIKTITGNITIDELIEQVYSGEIDYTVADEQTALINNAYYSEIDISLPISFPQKIAWVVRRNSPELLEYVNNWIEKNQSTIKEIQDKYYRKSRTHMYELKIESKPKNKSHISAFDAIIKEQAAVIGWDWRFLAALIHQESRFNPNARSWMGASGLMQLMPSTAQSLGVSLSEIHNPRKNITAGVKHLKYLDGMWKKSISDDEERVKFVLASYNAGQGHVMDAMTLARFQNKSSTKWDKNVAEAILLLSDPAYYNGYGVKYGYCRGLEPYKYVQVILAKYNEYRETVKK; encoded by the coding sequence ATGCAACAACTTCTTTCTCGTTCCTTTATATTGATTATTATTCTAAATTTCTCCTGTATAGCAGTTTGGGAAGAAATGAATCGGCTAAGTCTCAATGAAATCAAAAGAAAAGGAAAATTGAAAGTTATTACTGCTTATAACGCGAACAGTTATTTTATTTACAAAGACCAACCGATAGGTTACGAATACGAACTATTAAAACTACTGACAAAGGATTTGGGTGTAGAGTTAGATATTGAAGCATCTAATGACCTAGCAAATTTAGATTATAAATTAAATAGTGGGGAAGGCGATTTATTAGCGGCTAATACAATTGTTACTCGAGAAAAAGGACGTCAACTTAAGTTTACTGAACATTTAATGACGACTACTCAAGTTCTAGTTCAAAGGAAGAAAGGTTTTATTGTCCGCAAAAAAATGACAGAATACATTGATAACTCTGTTGATTTAATTGGAAAAACCGTTCATGTTCGTGCCAATTCAGATAATCATATTCGACTCAAAAAACTCCAAGAAGAACTGGGAGGAACAATTAATATAAAAACAATCACTGGAAATATAACTATTGATGAATTAATTGAACAAGTTTATAGCGGAGAAATTGATTATACTGTTGCCGATGAACAAACAGCTCTTATAAACAACGCTTATTATAGCGAAATCGATATTAGCCTCCCGATAAGTTTTCCTCAAAAAATTGCCTGGGTCGTTAGGCGAAATTCACCTGAATTATTAGAATATGTAAACAATTGGATCGAGAAAAATCAATCCACAATTAAAGAAATTCAAGATAAATACTACCGTAAATCTAGAACACATATGTATGAGTTAAAGATAGAATCAAAACCGAAAAACAAATCGCATATATCTGCTTTTGATGCAATTATAAAAGAGCAAGCAGCAGTAATCGGTTGGGATTGGAGATTTTTGGCTGCTCTAATTCATCAAGAGTCTAGGTTCAATCCAAATGCAAGGTCATGGATGGGTGCTAGCGGTCTAATGCAATTGATGCCATCTACAGCCCAGAGTTTAGGTGTAAGTCTTTCTGAAATTCATAATCCACGTAAAAATATTACAGCAGGCGTAAAACATTTAAAATATCTTGATGGAATGTGGAAAAAATCAATTTCTGATGATGAAGAGCGTGTGAAGTTTGTTCTTGCTTCTTATAATGCAGGGCAGGGGCATGTGATGGATGCGATGACTCTCGCTCGATTCCAAAATAAAAGTTCAACGAAATGGGATAAGAACGTTGCAGAGGCTATACTCTTATTATCCGACCCAGCCTATTACAATGGCTATGGAGTTAAGTATGGTTATTGTCGTGGACTTGAGCCATACAAATATGTACAAGTTATTTTAGCTAAATACAATGAATATAGAGAGACTGTAAAGAAATAG
- a CDS encoding DUF2147 domain-containing protein — MNKKLLVMVAFVVALMAGNLSANDKILGKWATEGGKSHVELSKCGDAICGTIVWLKDPNYGPDADQVKNGKVTAGSPKVDTENPVVAKRTQPIVGLTFLKGFKYNSEDDEWTDGEIYDPESGKLYVGELKMNGDNSLKLNGHLKISKWLGKKQTWTRVK, encoded by the coding sequence ATGAATAAAAAGTTATTAGTAATGGTTGCGTTCGTTGTAGCGCTAATGGCAGGAAACCTTTCAGCAAACGACAAAATTTTAGGTAAATGGGCAACCGAAGGCGGAAAGTCTCACGTAGAACTTTCTAAATGTGGCGATGCAATTTGTGGTACAATTGTTTGGTTAAAAGATCCAAATTACGGACCAGATGCTGATCAAGTAAAAAACGGAAAAGTAACCGCAGGTTCTCCAAAAGTTGATACAGAAAATCCTGTTGTAGCCAAAAGAACTCAACCAATCGTTGGATTAACATTTCTAAAAGGCTTCAAATACAATTCTGAAGATGATGAATGGACTGACGGAGAAATCTACGATCCAGAATCTGGAAAACTTTACGTAGGTGAATTAAAAATGAATGGTGATAATAGCTTAAAGCTCAATGGCCACTTAAAAATCAGCAAATGGTTAGGTAAAAAACAAACCTGGACTCGTGTAAAATAA
- a CDS encoding thioredoxin domain-containing protein, with product MKYQWRFLFKKYAILTLLLLFCFVCKKTNLQRNKENKEIYLPTEKQITQVLQSKSDYRVLNDFAISKGFKNAKEYHTKLVSEIDDEELQSYYNKYKPSGLENLGVEAISNERNKILNRIGWYRIVEEVNLKIEIKELEMGKVDWKKIPLDDEPSLGNQFAKVTVIEFSDFECHFCAKSQSASTALREKYGKKIYWVFKDFPLQEIHEDAFQAHISANCVKQIAPEKYWSHFKILFENSRSLENENLSTYIKKSGINIDLWKTCMENPSVRKKIISEIKEDIQEGKNFGIKGTPTFIINGNLIVGARGYEFFDAVIDKELR from the coding sequence ATGAAATACCAATGGAGATTCTTATTTAAGAAATATGCAATTTTAACGTTATTGTTATTGTTTTGTTTTGTATGTAAAAAAACAAATTTACAACGGAATAAGGAGAATAAAGAAATTTATCTTCCAACGGAAAAACAAATAACGCAAGTGTTACAATCCAAATCGGATTATAGGGTGTTAAATGATTTCGCTATTTCAAAGGGATTTAAAAACGCAAAGGAATATCATACAAAATTGGTATCAGAAATCGATGACGAAGAATTACAGAGTTATTATAATAAATACAAACCTTCGGGATTGGAAAATTTGGGAGTAGAAGCAATTTCAAATGAAAGAAATAAAATCTTAAATAGAATAGGGTGGTACAGAATTGTAGAAGAAGTGAATTTAAAAATTGAAATAAAGGAATTAGAAATGGGGAAAGTTGATTGGAAAAAAATTCCTTTAGACGATGAGCCAAGTTTAGGCAACCAATTTGCAAAAGTTACAGTAATAGAATTTTCCGATTTTGAATGTCATTTTTGCGCCAAATCACAATCAGCCTCAACAGCCCTCAGGGAAAAATATGGAAAAAAGATATACTGGGTTTTTAAAGATTTTCCCTTACAGGAAATTCATGAAGATGCATTCCAAGCTCATATTTCAGCAAATTGTGTAAAACAGATTGCACCGGAAAAGTATTGGTCGCATTTTAAAATCTTATTCGAAAATTCTCGTTCACTGGAAAATGAAAATCTTTCAACTTATATTAAAAAATCTGGTATTAATATTGATTTGTGGAAAACCTGTATGGAAAATCCGTCCGTACGAAAAAAAATTATTTCTGAAATCAAAGAGGATATTCAAGAAGGAAAAAACTTCGGAATCAAAGGAACTCCTACATTTATCATTAATGGAAATTTAATTGTGGGTGCGAGAGGTTACGAATTCTTTGATGCAGTTATAGATAAAGAGTTACGCTGA